The Sorangiineae bacterium MSr11367 genome window below encodes:
- a CDS encoding acyl-CoA dehydrogenase family protein, producing MQNDSEVAGRSRRQQLMDTAERLAPRLREANAAIERQRFLPQDIATELAAAGLYRMLTPAALGGYEVDVHTFVLVIERLARADASAAWCTFISCTSAIVGAYLPQAEARVLFASPEVKCAGVFAPRGQASRTTRNGVEGFLVNGRWPWGSGCRNADVLTGGCLVLDADGKPEMLSGGTPNVRSMVFSADQVEIHDTWHALGLKGTGSNDFAVHELFVPAARSAALMADTPLPGPLYRFPLFGLLGLGIAAVALGVARLAIDSLVELATQKTPQGSTRLLAERASTQEHVARSEARLRASRALLLQAVDAAWTAAVETGRISTEHRRDIRLATTFATEEAAAVVNRMHTTAGGTAVFEASPIQRCLRDVHVATQHMMVGESTYEVTGRLLLGLPTNVAML from the coding sequence ATGCAGAACGATTCCGAGGTGGCGGGGCGGTCCAGGCGTCAGCAGTTGATGGATACGGCCGAGCGTCTGGCGCCGAGGCTGCGGGAGGCCAATGCGGCAATCGAACGGCAGCGCTTCCTGCCGCAGGACATTGCGACGGAGCTGGCGGCGGCCGGGCTTTACCGCATGCTCACCCCCGCGGCGCTCGGCGGCTACGAAGTCGATGTGCATACCTTCGTGCTCGTCATCGAGCGGCTGGCCCGCGCGGACGCCTCGGCGGCCTGGTGCACGTTCATCTCGTGCACGTCGGCGATCGTCGGCGCCTACCTGCCCCAGGCCGAAGCGCGGGTGCTCTTTGCCAGCCCGGAGGTCAAGTGTGCGGGCGTGTTCGCGCCGAGAGGGCAGGCGAGTCGCACCACACGCAATGGCGTCGAAGGCTTTCTCGTCAATGGGCGTTGGCCGTGGGGCTCTGGCTGCCGCAACGCGGACGTTCTCACCGGCGGCTGCTTGGTGCTGGACGCCGACGGCAAACCCGAAATGCTATCGGGTGGCACGCCCAATGTGCGATCCATGGTGTTCAGCGCGGACCAAGTGGAGATTCACGACACCTGGCATGCCCTCGGGCTGAAAGGCACGGGCAGCAATGACTTCGCCGTGCACGAGCTGTTCGTGCCGGCCGCCCGCTCGGCGGCATTGATGGCCGATACGCCGCTGCCCGGTCCCTTGTACCGGTTTCCCCTGTTTGGCCTGCTGGGGCTGGGCATCGCGGCCGTCGCCCTGGGCGTGGCCCGGCTGGCGATCGACAGCCTGGTCGAATTGGCGACGCAGAAGACCCCACAAGGCAGCACGCGTCTGCTCGCCGAGCGCGCCTCGACGCAGGAGCATGTGGCCCGCTCGGAGGCGCGTTTGCGGGCGTCGCGCGCTCTTTTACTGCAGGCGGTCGATGCGGCGTGGACCGCGGCCGTCGAAACGGGCCGTATCTCCACCGAGCATCGGCGCGATATCCGCCTGGCGACCACGTTTGCCACCGAGGAAGCCGCTGCGGTGGTGAACCGGATGCATACCACGGCGGGCGGCACGGCGGTGTTCGAGGCTTCCCCGATCCAGCGCTGCCTGCGCGACGTGCACGTCGCGACGCAGCACATGATGGTCGGCGAATCGACGTACGAAGTCACCGGGCGTCTGCTCTTGGGTCTACCGACCAATGTGGCCATGCTCTAA
- a CDS encoding dioxygenase, with product MGRDEHEDPGLFRDLGRMAQVIERRQALRWLAAAGLVPLFGCGSDDASGGGSDGGTGNGDGSCSVSPEETAGPYPGDGSNGPNALSTSGVVRSDIRSSFGTLSGTAEGILTTVTLTLVNTNANCAALSNYAIYLWHCDQSGNYSLYAQADQNYLRGVQVTDAHGSVSFISIFPACYSGRWPHMHIEVYPSAALATGSGNKIKTTQLALPEDACQAVYATSGYSQSATNLSRVSLASDNVFSDGYSLELATATGNVTDGYTVTLTIGVAA from the coding sequence ATGGGACGAGATGAACACGAAGACCCCGGCCTGTTTCGCGACTTGGGCCGCATGGCGCAGGTCATCGAGCGGCGGCAGGCGTTGCGCTGGTTGGCGGCCGCCGGCCTGGTCCCATTGTTCGGTTGTGGAAGCGACGATGCATCGGGAGGCGGAAGCGACGGCGGCACCGGAAACGGTGACGGCTCGTGCTCCGTGAGCCCGGAAGAGACCGCCGGACCGTATCCGGGCGATGGATCGAATGGTCCCAACGCTCTATCGACGAGCGGCGTCGTGCGATCGGACATTCGTTCGAGCTTTGGGACGCTGAGCGGCACCGCCGAGGGGATCCTCACGACCGTCACCCTCACCTTGGTCAACACGAATGCGAATTGTGCCGCGCTTTCGAATTATGCCATCTACCTCTGGCATTGCGACCAAAGTGGCAACTATTCACTCTACGCGCAGGCCGACCAAAACTATCTTCGCGGCGTCCAAGTCACCGATGCCCATGGTTCCGTGTCGTTCATCTCCATCTTTCCCGCGTGCTATTCGGGGCGCTGGCCACACATGCACATCGAGGTCTACCCGAGTGCTGCCTTGGCAACCGGTTCGGGAAACAAGATCAAGACCACGCAGCTCGCCTTGCCCGAAGACGCATGCCAGGCCGTCTATGCCACCTCGGGATACAGCCAGAGTGCCACGAACCTATCGCGGGTGAGCCTCGCCTCCGACAACGTATTCAGCGACGGCTATTCCCTCGAATTGGCCACCGCGACCGGCAACGTGACCGATGGCTACACCGTCACACTGACCATCGGCGTCGCCGCGTAA